TAAGCGCAGAAGTGCTATTTATAGCCAATTGCTTGAGCAAAATGCAGTATCTGATTCGACCTTTATCCCTATAGAGGATTTTAGCTCTACGCGTACGGCACTCAAGCGTTTCTATACGAGTATAGCCGAGCGGTCAACTCTCGGCAGGCCCATTCGGATAGCCGTATTGGGTGATTCCTTCATCGAAGGCGATATTTTCACCGATGCTCTTCGTGCTGCTTTGCAGAAGCGTTTCGGCGGCAACGGAGTAGGATGGATGCCTATTACCTCCGAGGTCGCAGGCTTTAGGGGGAGTATTCGTCATGAGTTCAGACTGTGGGAAGATCATGCCATGCTCCATTCCAAGAAAGGTCATTATCCCTTTACCGGCCATTTCTATCGCCCTAAGCAGGGAGCATGGGTGCATTATACGATGCCCACAGGAGAGCCGAACTTCGGCCATGCGATACTGTATTATCAAGCTGCGAACGAGGCCTCGGTTCGCATAGAGACCCCGGATACGACGCTCACTGTCGTTCTTCCTCCGACGCAAACAGTGGGGCAATACACTTTGAGCAGCGATCCGCAGCGAAGTATCAAATGCAGTTTTCTTTCGGGGGGACAAGATTTTGTATCTTTCGGCGTTGCTTTGGAGGATGTTCAAGGTATTTCGGTCGATAATATGTCCATTCGTGGCAATTCGGGCATTCTTCTCAAATCCATCGATCGGGAAGTAAGCCATGCCTTTGCCTCTTTGCGGAATTATGATCTGATAATCCTGCAATACGGACTCAATGTCGCATCGAATAAGCAAAAAGACTATAG
This genomic stretch from Porphyromonas gingivalis ATCC 33277 harbors:
- a CDS encoding lipase, with the translated sequence MARFWLLLAATAILLGALFYLPEQIGSWQLKPVDLLSDVRQAETDSTAILIALQPTLPSRNADNKTKSNKRRSAIYSQLLEQNAVSDSTFIPIEDFSSTRTALKRFYTSIAERSTLGRPIRIAVLGDSFIEGDIFTDALRAALQKRFGGNGVGWMPITSEVAGFRGSIRHEFRLWEDHAMLHSKKGHYPFTGHFYRPKQGAWVHYTMPTGEPNFGHAILYYQAANEASVRIETPDTTLTVVLPPTQTVGQYTLSSDPQRSIKCSFLSGGQDFVSFGVALEDVQGISVDNMSIRGNSGILLKSIDREVSHAFASLRNYDLIILQYGLNVASNKQKDYSNYAKQMGGVIETLRNICPDSDILLMSVSDRAQRTANGIRTMAGIIALHAAQHALAQQHGIAFWSTLRAMHALGGISRMADKGWAARDYTHLAHRGGRELAKKMIEAIDFEKKYYDAIRE